The Variovorax paradoxus genome window below encodes:
- a CDS encoding response regulator transcription factor, translating to MAHAAPLSPHAAPLLVEASMPLPARGILVVDDHELVRLGLRALLLAETGSVPVYEARCLADALHLYALHAASHPLVLLDLDLPDSQGLDTLVRFRRAFPSSPVIVLSGKDSHALMHGAMALGAQAFLPKTGHLGEVLRYVRDNDLIGLPARPSTTSSSAPTTTARAESQPQLNARQVEILDWLLAGKSNKEIAQLSHLTEGTVKNHVSTLLLLFGMRSRAQLISSLR from the coding sequence ATGGCCCACGCCGCACCCCTGTCGCCGCATGCCGCGCCCTTGCTCGTCGAAGCCTCGATGCCGCTTCCGGCGCGCGGCATCCTGGTGGTCGACGACCATGAGCTGGTACGCCTGGGTCTGCGCGCGCTGCTGCTGGCTGAGACGGGCAGCGTGCCGGTGTACGAGGCGCGCTGCCTCGCCGATGCCCTGCACCTCTATGCGCTTCATGCGGCCTCGCACCCTCTGGTGCTGCTCGATCTCGACCTGCCCGATTCGCAGGGGCTGGACACGCTGGTGCGCTTCCGGCGTGCCTTCCCTTCCTCGCCCGTGATCGTGCTCTCGGGCAAGGACAGCCATGCGCTGATGCACGGCGCGATGGCGCTCGGGGCGCAGGCCTTCCTGCCCAAGACCGGCCACCTGGGCGAGGTGCTGCGCTACGTGAGGGACAACGACCTGATCGGCCTGCCGGCCCGGCCGTCGACGACCTCGAGCAGCGCGCCCACGACGACGGCGCGCGCCGAATCGCAGCCGCAGCTCAATGCGCGCCAGGTCGAGATCCTCGACTGGCTGCTGGCGGGCAAGTCGAACAAGGAGATCGCGCAGCTGTCGCACCTGACCGAGGGCACGGTCAAGAACCATGTGTCCACCTTGCTGCTGCTGTTCGGCATGCGCTCGCGGGCCCAGCTCATCAGCAGCCTTCGATAA
- a CDS encoding VOC family protein, with protein sequence MSLKLDHIVIAVHDLESAIADYTALGFQVLRGGDHPGRTTHNALVVFQDGSYFELIAWRAPSPEERWWQLLQRHGEGIVDFALLPRSTAITVEEAKARGLALDGPLDGGRLRPDGERLRWQTARPATADLPFLCGDLTPRALRVPEGDARTHPNGALGVASLALAVHDLDATLERYRALLGDGHGEVAVHIGEAVALPGSGVRLAVIALGGSALVFSSPRASARTDAATPIGRAVEQRLSARGEGPYALVLHTAATPSPEAPDLAKTHGALIEFAPAAREGVARRASALDSLVGG encoded by the coding sequence ATGTCATTGAAACTCGACCACATCGTCATCGCGGTGCATGACCTCGAGAGCGCCATCGCCGACTACACGGCGCTCGGCTTCCAGGTGCTGCGCGGCGGCGACCATCCGGGCCGCACCACGCACAACGCGCTGGTGGTGTTCCAGGACGGCAGCTACTTCGAGCTGATCGCCTGGCGCGCGCCCTCGCCCGAGGAGCGCTGGTGGCAGCTGCTGCAGCGCCACGGCGAAGGCATCGTCGACTTCGCGCTGCTGCCGCGCAGCACCGCGATCACCGTCGAGGAAGCCAAGGCGCGCGGGCTCGCGCTCGACGGACCGCTCGACGGCGGCCGCCTGCGCCCCGACGGCGAACGCCTGCGCTGGCAGACCGCGCGGCCCGCGACGGCCGACCTGCCTTTTCTGTGCGGCGACCTCACGCCGCGCGCGTTGCGCGTGCCCGAAGGCGATGCGCGCACGCATCCCAATGGCGCGCTCGGCGTCGCGAGCCTCGCGCTCGCGGTGCACGATCTCGATGCCACGCTCGAGCGCTACCGCGCGCTGCTCGGCGACGGGCATGGCGAGGTGGCGGTGCATATCGGCGAAGCCGTGGCGCTGCCGGGCAGCGGCGTTCGACTGGCCGTGATCGCGCTCGGCGGCAGCGCGCTGGTGTTCTCGTCGCCGCGCGCGAGCGCCAGGACCGATGCCGCCACGCCGATCGGCCGCGCGGTGGAGCAGCGGCTCAGCGCGCGCGGCGAGGGGCCGTACGCGCTGGTGCTGCACACCGCGGCCACGCCGTCGCCCGAGGCGCCGGACCTCGCGAAAACGCATGGCGCGCTGATCGAATTCGCGCCGGCCGCGCGCGAAGGCGTCGCACGGCGCGCATCGGCGCTCGACAGCCTCGTGGGCGGCTGA
- a CDS encoding ABC transporter ATP-binding protein — translation MIATVARTGLPPSPLWGDGRDEDHAAPAAGPAVRTAVHPLLQLRKVNSFYGPVQAHFDLDIEVRKGQIVSLLGGNASGKSTTMKIVLGLLKPRSGEVLFDGVSTLGLSTPQIIRKGIGSVPEARRLFPAMTVRENLLMGAYARNDRRAVAEDLERMLELFPRVAERIDFQAGTLSGGEQQMVAMARALMGRPQLICMDEPTMGLSPLYVDKVLELIARINAQGVSVFMVEQNASLALQIAHHGYVLQTGRIVLSGPAAALLDDPRIRDAYLGGDGAARTAS, via the coding sequence ATGATCGCCACCGTCGCCCGCACGGGACTGCCGCCGTCGCCCTTGTGGGGAGACGGCCGCGACGAGGACCATGCCGCGCCGGCCGCTGGTCCCGCGGTCCGCACCGCCGTCCATCCGCTGCTGCAGCTGCGCAAGGTCAACAGCTTCTACGGCCCGGTGCAGGCCCATTTCGACCTCGACATCGAGGTGCGCAAGGGCCAGATCGTGAGCCTGCTCGGCGGCAATGCCAGCGGCAAGTCGACCACCATGAAGATCGTGCTGGGGCTGCTCAAGCCGCGTTCGGGCGAGGTGCTGTTCGACGGCGTCTCGACGCTGGGCCTGAGCACGCCGCAGATCATCCGCAAGGGCATCGGCTCGGTGCCCGAGGCGCGCCGGCTGTTCCCGGCGATGACCGTGCGCGAGAACCTGCTGATGGGCGCCTATGCGCGCAACGACCGCCGCGCGGTGGCCGAGGACCTCGAGCGCATGCTCGAGCTGTTCCCGCGCGTGGCCGAGCGCATCGACTTCCAGGCCGGCACGCTCTCGGGCGGCGAGCAGCAGATGGTGGCGATGGCGCGCGCGCTCATGGGCCGCCCGCAGCTCATCTGCATGGACGAGCCGACCATGGGTCTGTCGCCGCTGTACGTGGACAAGGTGCTCGAGCTCATCGCGCGCATCAATGCCCAGGGCGTCTCGGTCTTCATGGTCGAGCAGAACGCCAGCCTCGCGCTGCAGATCGCGCACCACGGCTACGTGCTGCAGACCGGGCGCATCGTGCTCTCGGGCCCGGCCGCCGCGCTGCTCGACGACCCGCGCATCCGCGATGCCTACCTGGGCGGCGACGGCGCAGCGCGCACCGCCTCCTGA
- a CDS encoding ABC transporter ATP-binding protein: MPSLLEIRGLVRRFGGLTAVNAVDLHVAEGELFSVIGPNGAGKTTLFNLVTGLDRPDQGQVLFEGQDITGLPAQQLAARGLARTFQHGRVFANLSVLDNVLVGAHTRLRAVKPRVGGVPGLGALAELALALVQPAAVRREEATLRQEALEIIALFGERLAPRIDHPAYSLSYANRRRVEIARALALKPRLLLLDEPTAGMNESETAEMLEIIRGLKARGQTILLIEHKLDLVMQLSDRVAVLDDGRKIAEGRPDDVRNDPAVIEAYLGHRQVGQTKPEAVPA, encoded by the coding sequence ATGCCATCGCTGCTTGAGATCCGCGGCCTGGTGCGCCGCTTCGGCGGCCTCACGGCCGTGAACGCGGTCGACCTGCACGTGGCCGAGGGCGAACTGTTCAGCGTGATCGGGCCCAACGGGGCCGGCAAGACCACGCTCTTCAACCTCGTGACCGGCCTGGACCGGCCCGACCAAGGGCAGGTGCTGTTCGAGGGGCAGGACATCACGGGCCTGCCCGCGCAGCAGCTCGCCGCGCGCGGCCTGGCGCGCACCTTCCAGCATGGGCGCGTGTTCGCCAACCTCTCGGTGCTCGACAACGTGCTGGTCGGCGCGCACACCCGGCTGCGCGCCGTGAAGCCGCGCGTGGGCGGCGTGCCGGGCCTGGGCGCGCTGGCCGAGCTGGCGCTGGCGCTGGTGCAGCCCGCCGCCGTGCGGCGCGAGGAGGCGACGCTGCGCCAGGAAGCGCTCGAGATCATCGCGCTGTTCGGCGAACGGCTGGCGCCGCGCATCGACCACCCGGCCTACAGCCTCTCGTACGCCAACCGCCGCCGCGTGGAGATCGCGCGCGCGCTCGCGCTCAAGCCTCGTCTGCTGCTGCTCGACGAGCCCACGGCCGGCATGAACGAGAGCGAGACCGCCGAGATGCTCGAGATCATCCGCGGCTTGAAGGCGCGCGGCCAGACCATCCTCCTGATCGAGCACAAGCTCGACCTCGTGATGCAGCTGTCGGACCGCGTGGCCGTGCTCGACGACGGCCGCAAGATCGCCGAGGGCCGGCCCGACGACGTGCGCAACGACCCCGCGGTGATCGAGGCCTACCTCGGCCACCGGCAGGTGGGGCAGACAAAGCCCGAGGCGGTGCCCGCATGA
- a CDS encoding OsmC family protein — protein MSHLNDYLAEKRAAVLARNAAVDAGSAQPLQLKASVKAEGRSGVRRLRIRDHQVISDSPPNFAGYDLGPSSPELQLGVLGTCVTYIFLIQAAERQVPLESLEVEVTGIIDPRGGKPGHESTPIWPHQIGYTVHIDSPASQAEIDALFEAVERNCPILNLLRNPQTIRAEVKLVNSKAQAATAPQEAGDAIAA, from the coding sequence ATGAGCCACCTCAACGACTACCTCGCCGAGAAGCGCGCCGCCGTGCTGGCGCGCAATGCCGCCGTCGACGCGGGCAGCGCGCAGCCGCTGCAACTGAAGGCCAGCGTCAAGGCCGAGGGCCGCAGCGGCGTGCGCCGGCTGCGCATCCGCGACCACCAGGTCATCAGCGACAGCCCGCCGAACTTCGCCGGCTACGACCTCGGCCCGAGCTCGCCCGAGCTGCAGCTCGGCGTGCTGGGCACCTGCGTCACGTACATCTTCCTGATCCAGGCGGCCGAGCGGCAGGTGCCGCTGGAGAGCCTCGAGGTCGAGGTCACCGGCATCATCGATCCGCGCGGCGGCAAGCCGGGCCACGAGAGCACGCCGATCTGGCCGCACCAGATCGGCTACACGGTGCACATCGATTCGCCCGCGAGCCAAGCCGAGATCGATGCGCTGTTCGAGGCAGTGGAGCGCAACTGCCCGATCCTCAACCTCCTGCGCAACCCGCAGACCATCCGCGCCGAGGTCAAGCTCGTGAACTCGAAGGCGCAGGCCGCCACCGCGCCGCAGGAAGCGGGCGATGCCATCGCTGCTTGA
- a CDS encoding ABC transporter permease — MNFGSFFDYTVNGLIIGNIYALLAVGLALIFGVSHLINFAHGSVYTVGAYIGWASITYLHTPLPVTIALVVLGSGALGMLIERVGLRPLQGAARIAPLLATIGISFVLDILVQLVFSPDPRALPTALPDWRLQVGSGTIGALDLLIAGIGLASAAVLFGFLRFTRLGWAVRATAQDRDAAQQMGVDVDRVNQTVFAIAAALGGLSGLLVGMYYNNISPAMSFQATLKGVVATVVGGVGNVPGAIVGSLLLGLIESYGVALLGTPYRNLFAFALLLAILVWKPNGLFGRKRALPPEPLTGTFIAPSKPWHVPRRLLVALFAAAVLLPLFDPSPYLLQTLTNAWLYAALALSLTLVAGTVGQISLGHAGLLAIGAYASSLLVLDLHLPVGTGIVLAGILTSLIGTALIFPAFRLRGHYVSIATLGIGEIVALTILNWESLTRGPIGVSGIPPLSLFGRDASSNGAIYWASFGAMVLLALLQWRLLNSHLGRTFRAVREDEVAARAYGVSPDRYKALAFGFGGFAAGVSGAFTAHMYSYINHETFGSQISILALTMVILGGLGNISGALLGAVALVSLPELFRVTAEYRMLIYGVALLLLIRFRPQGLLGTV; from the coding sequence ATGAACTTCGGCTCCTTCTTCGACTACACGGTCAACGGCCTGATCATCGGCAACATCTATGCGTTGCTGGCGGTCGGGCTGGCGCTGATCTTCGGCGTCTCGCACCTGATCAACTTCGCGCACGGCTCGGTCTACACCGTCGGCGCCTACATCGGCTGGGCCTCCATCACCTACCTGCACACGCCGCTGCCGGTGACGATCGCGCTGGTGGTGCTGGGCTCGGGCGCGCTCGGCATGCTGATCGAGCGCGTGGGCCTGCGCCCGCTGCAGGGCGCGGCACGCATCGCGCCGCTTTTGGCCACCATCGGCATCAGCTTCGTGCTCGACATCCTGGTGCAGCTGGTCTTCAGCCCCGACCCGCGCGCGCTGCCCACGGCCTTGCCCGACTGGCGGCTGCAGGTCGGCAGCGGCACCATCGGTGCGCTCGACCTGCTGATCGCGGGCATCGGCCTCGCGAGCGCGGCCGTGCTGTTCGGCTTCCTGCGCTTCACCAGGCTGGGCTGGGCGGTGCGCGCCACCGCGCAGGACCGCGATGCGGCGCAGCAGATGGGCGTGGACGTGGACCGCGTGAACCAGACCGTGTTCGCGATCGCGGCCGCGCTCGGCGGGCTGTCGGGCCTGCTGGTGGGCATGTACTACAACAACATCAGCCCCGCGATGAGCTTCCAGGCCACGCTCAAGGGCGTGGTCGCCACCGTGGTCGGTGGCGTGGGCAACGTGCCGGGTGCCATCGTCGGCAGCCTGTTGCTGGGGCTGATCGAGAGCTATGGCGTGGCGCTGCTGGGCACGCCCTACCGCAACCTGTTCGCCTTCGCGCTGCTGCTGGCGATCCTGGTGTGGAAGCCCAACGGCCTGTTCGGCCGCAAGCGCGCGCTGCCGCCCGAGCCGCTGACCGGCACCTTCATCGCACCGAGCAAACCCTGGCACGTGCCGCGCCGATTGCTCGTGGCGCTGTTCGCTGCCGCGGTGCTGCTGCCGCTTTTCGATCCCTCGCCCTATCTGCTGCAGACGCTCACCAACGCCTGGCTCTATGCGGCGCTGGCGCTGAGCCTCACGCTGGTGGCGGGCACCGTCGGCCAGATATCGCTCGGCCATGCGGGGCTGCTGGCCATCGGCGCCTATGCCTCCTCGCTGCTGGTGCTCGACCTGCACCTGCCGGTGGGCACGGGCATCGTGCTGGCGGGCATCCTCACCTCGCTGATCGGCACCGCGCTGATCTTCCCGGCCTTCCGTCTGCGCGGCCACTACGTGTCGATCGCCACGCTGGGCATCGGCGAGATCGTGGCGCTCACCATCCTCAACTGGGAGAGCCTCACGCGCGGGCCGATCGGCGTCTCGGGCATTCCACCGCTGTCGCTGTTCGGGCGCGATGCCTCGTCGAACGGCGCGATCTACTGGGCCTCGTTCGGTGCCATGGTGCTGCTCGCGCTGCTGCAGTGGCGGCTGCTGAACTCGCACCTGGGCCGCACCTTCCGCGCGGTGCGCGAGGACGAGGTGGCCGCGCGCGCCTACGGCGTGAGCCCCGACCGCTACAAGGCGCTGGCCTTCGGCTTCGGCGGCTTCGCGGCCGGCGTGAGCGGCGCCTTCACGGCCCACATGTACTCGTACATCAACCACGAGACCTTCGGCTCGCAGATATCGATCCTGGCGCTCACCATGGTGATCCTCGGTGGGCTCGGGAACATCAGCGGCGCGTTGCTCGGCGCGGTCGCGCTCGTGAGCCTGCCCGAACTGTTCCGCGTCACCGCCGAGTACCGCATGCTGATCTACGGCGTCGCGCTGCTGCTGCTGATCCGTTTCCGCCCGCAAGGCCTGCTGGGCACCGTCTGA
- a CDS encoding ABC transporter substrate-binding protein, whose amino-acid sequence MPTPISRQRFLHRIAALSLAGAAFALSAPVLAAPASGEPVWFGVSGPLTGQNAQYGAQWKAGFDLALEHINAQGGIHGRPLAYNFEDSQSDPRQSVAIAQKLVNDKRVLIELGDFSSPASMAASPIYQRAGLVQLGFTNSHPDFTKGGDYIWSPSISQADAQPLLADLAVKTLGFKRIAVLYLNTDWGRTSKDVLVKAAQERGAQLAIAEGYQPDEKDFRSTLVRVRDANPDGLVLISYYPDGALIAGQVRSVGLKQPIAAVGSVYSPKFIELGGAAVNGIHTNTAFFPEEPRAEVRDFVKSFRAKYDKEPDAFNAYAYDAVVYAAAALRQAGPNADRKAVRDAFYKIKDVPSVIFGKASFDPQTRRVIGVKSVNLVVKDGKWAQLDEKAALASTK is encoded by the coding sequence ATGCCAACACCGATCTCCCGCCAACGCTTCCTGCACCGGATCGCCGCGCTGTCGCTGGCCGGCGCCGCCTTCGCTCTGTCCGCACCCGTCCTGGCCGCGCCGGCCAGCGGCGAGCCCGTCTGGTTCGGCGTCAGCGGCCCGCTGACCGGCCAGAACGCACAGTACGGCGCGCAGTGGAAGGCGGGCTTCGACCTCGCGCTCGAGCACATCAATGCGCAGGGCGGCATCCATGGCCGGCCGCTGGCCTACAACTTCGAGGACAGCCAGAGCGATCCGCGCCAGTCGGTCGCGATCGCGCAGAAGCTCGTGAACGACAAGCGCGTGCTGATCGAGCTCGGCGACTTCTCGAGCCCGGCCTCGATGGCGGCCTCGCCGATCTACCAGCGCGCGGGCCTGGTGCAACTGGGTTTCACCAACTCGCACCCCGACTTCACCAAGGGCGGCGACTACATCTGGAGCCCGTCGATCAGCCAGGCCGACGCGCAGCCGCTGCTGGCCGATCTCGCGGTCAAGACACTGGGCTTCAAGCGCATCGCGGTGCTCTATCTCAACACCGACTGGGGCCGCACCAGCAAGGACGTGCTGGTGAAGGCCGCGCAGGAACGCGGCGCGCAGCTCGCCATCGCCGAGGGCTACCAGCCCGACGAGAAGGACTTCCGCTCCACGCTCGTGCGCGTGCGCGACGCCAACCCCGACGGCCTGGTGCTGATCTCCTACTACCCCGACGGCGCGCTCATCGCGGGCCAGGTGCGCAGCGTGGGCCTGAAGCAGCCGATCGCGGCCGTGGGCTCGGTCTATTCGCCCAAGTTCATCGAGCTCGGCGGCGCCGCGGTCAACGGCATCCACACCAACACCGCCTTCTTCCCCGAGGAGCCGCGCGCCGAGGTGCGCGACTTCGTGAAGAGCTTCCGCGCCAAGTACGACAAGGAACCCGACGCCTTCAACGCCTATGCCTACGACGCCGTGGTGTACGCGGCCGCCGCGCTGCGCCAGGCCGGCCCCAATGCCGACCGCAAGGCGGTGCGCGACGCCTTCTACAAGATCAAGGACGTGCCCAGCGTGATCTTCGGCAAGGCCAGCTTCGATCCGCAGACGCGCCGCGTGATCGGCGTGAAGAGCGTGAACCTGGTGGTGAAGGACGGCAAGTGGGCGCAGCTCGACGAGAAGGCGGCGCTGGCCTCGACCAAATGA
- a CDS encoding ABC transporter substrate-binding protein, with protein MTDSLSLRLPPSRRSVLQAGAAAAVVGSAALLGASAWSQPRKLTFAWSQAGFCLAPVPVALERGFFEKNGLDVELLNWAGSSDQMLEALATGKADVGVGLIHRWVKPLEAGFDVKVVGSVHGGCLRLVGAKAAGVTTELASLKGKTIGVSDQNSPARQFYAIHLAKKGIDIEKDVDWRVYPADLLDIAVKKGEIQAIADGDPNVYLIEKRNPGVFTEIANSAKGEYAERLCCIVGARGEFARNDKPRAAATVRALAQASDYVAENPNESARIYAKYAPKVAVEDLQKLFTELTYKHHPAGKALRNEVEAFATDFRNAGILKKSTDVVRFANHVSLDVLA; from the coding sequence ATGACCGACTCTCTTTCCTTGCGCCTGCCGCCTTCGCGCCGCAGCGTCCTTCAAGCCGGCGCCGCCGCCGCCGTCGTGGGCTCCGCGGCCCTGCTCGGCGCCTCGGCCTGGTCGCAACCGCGCAAGCTGACCTTTGCCTGGAGCCAGGCCGGCTTCTGCCTCGCGCCCGTGCCGGTCGCGCTCGAGCGCGGCTTCTTCGAGAAGAACGGGCTCGACGTCGAGCTGCTGAACTGGGCCGGATCGTCAGACCAGATGCTCGAGGCACTGGCCACCGGCAAGGCCGACGTCGGCGTGGGCCTGATCCACCGCTGGGTCAAGCCGCTGGAAGCCGGCTTCGACGTGAAGGTGGTCGGCAGCGTGCACGGCGGCTGCCTGCGGCTGGTGGGCGCCAAGGCCGCCGGCGTGACCACCGAGCTCGCGAGCCTCAAGGGCAAGACCATCGGCGTGTCGGACCAGAACAGCCCGGCGCGGCAGTTCTATGCGATCCATCTCGCCAAGAAGGGCATCGACATCGAGAAGGACGTCGACTGGCGCGTCTATCCGGCCGACCTGCTCGACATCGCCGTGAAGAAGGGCGAGATCCAGGCCATTGCCGACGGCGACCCGAACGTCTACCTGATCGAGAAGCGCAACCCCGGCGTCTTCACCGAGATCGCCAACAGCGCCAAGGGCGAGTACGCCGAGCGCCTGTGCTGCATCGTCGGTGCGCGCGGCGAGTTCGCGCGCAACGACAAGCCGCGCGCCGCCGCCACCGTGCGCGCGCTGGCGCAGGCCTCCGACTACGTGGCCGAGAACCCGAACGAGTCGGCCCGCATCTACGCCAAGTACGCGCCCAAGGTGGCGGTGGAGGACCTGCAGAAGCTGTTCACCGAGCTGACCTACAAGCACCATCCGGCGGGCAAGGCGCTGCGCAACGAGGTGGAGGCATTTGCGACGGACTTCCGGAATGCGGGGATCCTGAAGAAGAGCACGGACGTGGTTCGGTTCGCGAACCACGTGTCGCTGGACGTGCTGGCTTGA
- a CDS encoding nucleotidyl transferase AbiEii/AbiGii toxin family protein, whose amino-acid sequence MKQRPLPTGPWEALFPRALTLLDDIGRHGGIADPFWTLGGGTVLMFRYRHRLSKDIDIFVPDPQYLGYVTPRLSDTAADLTQDYTEQPGAFVKLQFEEGEVDFVAAPNLLPDKAWEIWNIGGRPVKVETAAEIIAKKMYHRGDRVTARDLFDLALVIEREPRELLPATPFLLRHRDAFLGQIRQPHAGLRAAFDAIATLDYAPGFEHCATTAEEFLTAL is encoded by the coding sequence ATGAAGCAGAGGCCATTGCCCACCGGCCCCTGGGAGGCGTTGTTCCCGCGGGCGCTGACGCTGCTCGACGACATCGGCCGCCACGGCGGCATCGCCGATCCGTTCTGGACCCTCGGCGGCGGGACTGTGCTGATGTTCCGCTACCGCCATCGGCTGAGCAAGGACATCGATATCTTCGTGCCCGATCCGCAATACCTCGGCTATGTCACGCCTCGGTTGAGCGACACGGCGGCGGACTTGACGCAGGACTACACCGAGCAGCCGGGCGCCTTCGTCAAGTTGCAGTTCGAGGAGGGCGAGGTCGACTTCGTGGCCGCTCCCAACCTGCTGCCGGACAAGGCCTGGGAGATCTGGAACATCGGCGGCCGACCGGTGAAGGTGGAGACGGCCGCCGAGATCATCGCCAAGAAGATGTACCACCGCGGCGACCGGGTCACGGCGCGCGACCTGTTCGACCTCGCGCTCGTGATCGAACGCGAGCCTCGAGAGCTTCTGCCGGCAACGCCGTTCCTGCTGCGCCACCGGGATGCCTTTCTCGGCCAGATCCGGCAACCGCATGCCGGCTTGCGCGCCGCGTTCGATGCCATCGCGACGCTGGACTACGCGCCGGGCTTCGAGCACTGTGCGACCACGGCCGAAGAATTCCTGACCGCCCTGTAG
- a CDS encoding helix-turn-helix domain-containing protein, translating into MNLIDIGRAVRARRTELGLSQSQLAHLSGLSRQTLVGLENGALSDLGVNRVGQVMAVLGLDSPAPDTLARRKKRGLWMAAKTASVSYARELGPEALEKVLASGDVPPPFTAHLTHLLDEAPVPVVVMAVEETASRAHLPPRQVWRNVAKLAESLSVHRRALWA; encoded by the coding sequence ATGAACCTGATCGACATCGGCCGCGCGGTACGCGCCAGGCGCACCGAGCTGGGCCTGTCCCAGTCTCAGCTGGCGCACCTGAGCGGCCTGTCGCGTCAAACCCTGGTCGGCCTGGAGAACGGTGCGCTGAGCGACCTGGGCGTCAACCGCGTGGGCCAGGTGATGGCGGTGCTGGGGCTGGACAGCCCCGCGCCGGATACGCTGGCACGGCGCAAGAAGCGAGGCCTGTGGATGGCGGCCAAGACGGCCAGCGTCAGCTACGCGCGCGAACTCGGTCCCGAAGCCCTGGAGAAGGTCCTGGCGAGCGGCGACGTGCCGCCGCCATTCACCGCGCACTTGACCCATCTGCTCGATGAAGCGCCCGTTCCCGTCGTTGTGATGGCCGTTGAGGAAACCGCCTCGCGCGCGCACCTGCCGCCACGGCAGGTCTGGCGCAACGTCGCGAAGCTCGCCGAATCGTTGTCCGTGCATCGGCGGGCGCTGTGGGCATGA
- a CDS encoding DUF1778 domain-containing protein: MPTSPPRTERVEARIAPEVLEIVRRAAEIEGRSVSDFLVGAAQEAARRTIEQMQIIRLSMEEQQRFAALLLTPPDLPPAMARAAKAHRKLIAPSQ; this comes from the coding sequence ATGCCCACCAGCCCACCCCGAACCGAACGCGTCGAAGCCCGCATTGCGCCGGAGGTGCTGGAGATCGTCCGCCGCGCGGCCGAGATCGAAGGCCGCAGCGTCAGCGACTTCCTCGTCGGCGCCGCGCAGGAAGCGGCGCGCCGCACCATCGAGCAGATGCAGATCATCCGCCTGTCAATGGAGGAACAGCAGCGCTTCGCCGCCCTCCTGCTGACGCCGCCCGATCTGCCTCCCGCGATGGCACGCGCCGCCAAGGCCCACAGGAAACTGATCGCCCCTTCGCAGTGA
- a CDS encoding GNAT family N-acetyltransferase, giving the protein MTGRFRIEVLGAEHDRAGFACGSDPLDRYVREQATQDQRRRTSVCYVAVDEQSGAIAGYYTLAASSVPLTDLDAPMARKLPRYPSVPVARVGRLAVGLAFQGRQLGAALLWDAGQRAMQSGMGVFALVVDAKDEVAARFYRHHGFIPFSSNPLSFVLPIATLAKKS; this is encoded by the coding sequence GTGACCGGGCGATTCCGCATCGAGGTGCTCGGGGCCGAGCACGACCGTGCCGGCTTTGCATGCGGCAGCGATCCGCTCGATCGGTATGTGCGAGAGCAGGCGACGCAGGACCAGCGCCGCCGCACGAGCGTGTGCTACGTCGCCGTCGATGAGCAGTCGGGTGCCATCGCCGGGTACTACACGCTCGCCGCCAGCAGCGTCCCCCTCACGGACCTCGACGCGCCGATGGCCAGGAAGCTGCCGCGCTATCCCTCGGTCCCGGTGGCGCGGGTCGGCCGTCTTGCGGTGGGCCTGGCTTTCCAGGGACGGCAACTCGGCGCCGCGCTGCTCTGGGATGCGGGGCAGCGCGCGATGCAATCGGGCATGGGTGTCTTTGCGCTGGTCGTCGATGCCAAGGACGAGGTCGCGGCCCGGTTCTACAGGCATCACGGATTCATTCCCTTCAGCAGCAACCCGCTGAGCTTCGTTCTTCCCATCGCCACGCTCGCCAAGAAAAGCTGA